In Streptomyces sp. TLI_146, the genomic stretch GGATGGACCCTGCGGATTCCGTCGTTCCGGTGGTCTTCGTGCCCGGCAAGCCGGTGCTGACGGAGACCGCGCGGGGACTGCTGCCGCGCACCGTCCCGCACGGGGACGCGGCGGCCAACGCCGGGCGTGCGGCACTGCTCGTGGAGGCGCTGACCAGGCGCCCCGAGCTGCTGCTCCCGGCCACCGAGGACCGGCTCCACCAGGAATACCGGGCACCGGCGATGCCCGAGAGTGTGGCGCTGGTCAACCGGCTGCGGGCGGACGGCGTCCCCGCAGTCATCTCCGGCGCGGGGCCCACGGTCCTGGCGCTGGTCGAGGACGGTGCGGCCGACAAGGTCGCACGGCTGGCGGGCGACGGGTGGGCCGCGAACCGGCTCCGCCTCGACGCCTCGGGCGCGAGCGTCCTGCCCCTGGGGTCCTAGGCCATCGCGGTCATAGGGGCGTCAGGGCGGGACGCGCGGCTTGCCGGTGATGAGAGGGGGAATGTTTGTTGGATCCGGTAGTGTTAACCTCAAGTCTGCATCGGTCGTCATTGTGGCGCGGTGCTTCGTGTCCCCTTCAGGGACCGCCTTTCTTCCGGGAGCCTCCCAAACCGCCAGCGCAGCCTGCCTGAGCAGTTTCCGAGCACGCTCCGGAACCGGCACGACACCCCCCGCTTTTCCTCAGGGGGCCGAGTAGGGGAACTCGGGCCGGACCCCACGCACGTTTATCTCTCCGCCGTACGCGGCGGACCACCGCCCCGGCACGGTCAGTGACCCCAGGTCACGGGCCATGTTCGGACAGCACAACCGGTCGCCGAGCCAGACAGGCCGACGTCCGCTCCAGGGAAGGACCCTTCGTGAGCGACACCACCGATCTGATGGGCGTGACTGCCGACACTTCTGTCGGCGACGCCGCGCCCGCCGCAGGTGCTGCCTCGGGCACCACCTCACGGCGCCGCCGCTCCGGCACCGGCCTCGACGGCATGGTCCTGGCCGAGCTGCAGCAGGTCGCGTCCGGCCTCGGCATCAGGGGCACCGCGCGGATGCGCAAGAGCCAGCTGATCGAGGTCATCAAGGAGGCGCAGTCCGGTTCCGGCTCCGCCGCCCCGGCCAAGGGCGCCGACGCGGCCGAGACCAAGCCCAAGCGCCGCGCCACCTCCAAGGCCCGTACGGGTGACGAGGCCGCCGAGAAGCCTGCCGCCCAGCAGCAGATCGAGATCCCCGGCCAGCCGGCCTCCGACGACCAGCCCGCGGGCGAGCGCCGTCGCCGGCGTGCCACCGCGGCCGCCGGATCGCCGGAGAGCGCGACCGCCGTCGCCGAGCCGCAGACCGCCAAGGCCGAGGCCAAGGCGGACGTCCGGGCCGAGCAGAAGACCGACGCCCAGCCGGACGCCAAGGCCGCCGAGGCCGTCGACGGCGCCGAGGGCCGGCGCGAGCGCCGGGACCGCGGCGAGCGTGGCGAGCGCGGTGGCGAGCGGGGCGACCGCCAGGGCCGCCAGCGCGGCGACCGTGACCGCGGCGAGCGGGGCGAGCGCCGCGGCAAGGGCGACGACCAGCAGGGCCAGGGCGGCCAGCGCCAGCAGCGCCAGGGCGGCCAGGGCCAGCAGAACAACGGTCCCCAGGACGACAGTTACGACGACGAGGGCCGCCGCGGCCGCCGTGGCCGTTACCGGGACCGCCGCGGCCGCCGCGGTGGCCGTGACGAGTTCGGCGCCGAGCCGCAGGTCAACGACGACGATGTGCTGATCCCCGTCGCGGGCATCCTGGACATCCTCGACAACTACGCGTTCATCCGGACCTCCGGCTACCTGCCGGGCCCGAACGACGTGTACGTGTCGCTGGCCCAGGTCCGCAAGAACGGTCTGCGCAAGGGTGACCACGTCACCGGCGCCGTGCGGCAGCCGAAGGAGGGCGAGCGCCGCGAGAAGTTCAACGCGCTGGTCCGCCTGGACTCGGCGAACGGCATGGCGGCCGACTCCGGCCGGGGCCGTCCCGAGTTCAACAAGCTGACCCCGCTCTACCCGCAGGACCGCCTCCGTCTGGAGACCGACGCGGGCGTGCTGACCACGCGGATCATCGACCTCGTGTCGCCGATCGGCAAGGGCCAGCGAGGCCTGATCGTGGCCCCGCCGAAGACCGGCAAGACCATGATCATGCAGGCGATCGCCAACGCGATCACCACCAACAACCCCGAGTGCCACCTGATGGTCGTCCTGGTCGACGAGCGTCCGGAAGAGGTCACCGACATGCAGCGGTCGGTGAAGGGCGAGGTCATCTCCTCGACCTTCGACCGCCCGGCCGAGGACCACACCACGGTCGCCGAGCTCGCCATCGAGCGTGCCAAGCGTCTGGTGGAGCTGGGTCACGACGTGGTCGTGCTGCTCGACTCGATCACCCGTCTGGGCCGTGCGTACAACCTGGCGGCCCCGGCCTCCGGCCGCATCCTGTCCGGTGGTGTCGACTCGACCGCGCTGTACCCGCCGAAGCGCTTCTTCGGTGCCGCGCGCAACATCGAGGACGGCGGCTCGCTGACCATCCTGGCCACCGCGCTCGTCGAGACCGGCTCGCGCATGGACGAGGTGATCTTCGAGGAGTTCAAGGGCACCGGCAACATGGAGCTCAAGCTCGACCGCAAGCTCGCCGACAAGCGCATCTTCCCGGCGGTGGACGTGGACGCGTCCGGCACCCGCAAGGAAGAGATCCTGCTCGGCAGCGACGAGCTCGCCGTCACCTGGAAGCTGCGCCGGGTGCTGCACGCGCTCGACCAGCAGCAGGCGATCGAGCTGCTCCTGGACAAGATGAAGCAGACGAAGTCGAACGCCGAGTTCCTGCTCCAGATCCAGAAGACGACCCCGGGCAACGGCAACGACTGACGTCACCGCCACAGCCTGCGAGAACGCCCCCGGCACCTCGGTGCCGGGGGCGTTCTCCGTACGTACGAGGCCCTGCTGGCCGTACGAGAGCTTCACCACAGGCCCAGGGCGTTCTTAAGGCGTTCTTAGAACCCTGTGCAACCCTTCTTGGTGCTTCTCCGTCTGACAAGTGTCGACAAACCGTGCCTGACAGACACGGCGGGGGGTACCAGGAGCGGCAGCGAGGACTGAGGAGAACATGGCCGAGCAGAGCGAGAGCGGCAGCGCCCGAATAACCGGCGGTGGCCGGGGACGGCGCCGCAAGCGCCCCACCACGCGCCGCCGCGCCGTGAAGATAGCGGCCTGGTCCGCGGCGGGCGTCGTGCTGGCCGGCGGGGCCGGCCTCGGGTACGTCTACTTCAAGCTGAACGGCAACATCAAGGGCGTCGACATCAACGCCCAGCTCGGCACCGACCGCCCCCAGGACGTCGACAACGGCTCCATGGACATCCTCGTCCTGGGCTCCGACTCCCGGGCCGGCGCCAACAAGGAGTACGGCAAGGACGACGGCGGTGCCCGCTCCGACACCGCGATGGTCGTCCACGTCTACGAGGGCCACAAGAGCGCCAGCGTCGTCTCCATCCCGCGCGACACCCTGGTCACCCGGCCGTCCTGCGCCACCACGGACGGCAAGACCGACCCGGGCGGCAAGCGCCAGATGTTCAACACCGCGTACGAGGTCGGCGGCCCGGCCTGTGCGGTCAAGACGGTCGAGCAGATGTCCGGCATCCGGATGGACCACTACATCGAGGTCGACTTCACCGGCTTCAAGAAGCTCATCGACCAGCTTGGCGGGGTGCCCGTCACCACCGCGAAGCCGATCAAGGACACCAAGAGCCATCTGGACCTGCCGGCCGGGAAGCACACCCTCAACGGCGAGCAGGCGCTCGGCCTGGTGCGCACCCGGCACGGCGTCGGCGACGGCTCGGACCTCGGCCGCATCCAGCTCCAGCAGGCTTTCATCAAGGCGCTGATCGAGCGGGTCAAGGGCGTGGGCGTCTTCACCAGCCCGACCAAGCTGTACGGGCTCGCGGACGCCGCCACCAAGGCGATCACCACCGACTCCGACCTGAACTCGATCAACAAGCTGATCGGCTTCGGCAACGGGCTCAAGGGCCTGGGCGCCGACGACGTCCACATGGTCACCCTGCCGGTGATGTACGACCCGGCCGACCTCAACCGCGTACTGCCCCAGCAGGCCCAGTCCAGGCAGGTCTGGGACGCCCTGCTGAGGGACCAGCCGATCCCGGCCTCCGCCACCAAGGACTCGGCGGGCGACAAGGGTGACGCGGGCGCCGTGGTCACAACCGGCTGACCTGCGGTTTCGCCGAGCGGGACGGGCCGTGGAATAGATCGGGGCAGACCCCGGTTTTGGGAGATACGGCCAGTCCTGGCAGACTGGTACGTCGGCCCCGGTTCACGTGTGCGCATTCCCGCGCGGACGACCCGGAGCCCTCCCTGAACTAGGAGACACCTTGAAGCGCGACATCCACCCCGAGTACGTCGAGACGCAGGTCAGCTGCACCTGTGGCGCGTCGTTCACCACCCGTAGCACCCTGGCCGAGGGCACCATCCGTGCCGAGGTCTGCTCCGAGTGCCACCCGTTCTACACGGGCAAGCAGAAGATCCTCGACACCGGTGGCCGCGTGGCCCGCTTCGAGGCCCGCTTCGGCAAGGCTGCTGCCGCCAAGAAGTAGCGAGCCACTGCGCCGGTCTTCGGCCGTCCCCGTGCGGGGCGGCTGGGACCGGCGCTTTGCCGTCTGCCGCAGCCACTCAACGATTACTCAGGAGCCCCCGATGTTCGAGGCGGTCGAGGAACTGATCGGCGAACACGCCGGTCTGGAGAAGAAGCTCGCCGACCCTTCGGTCCACGCCGACCAGGCGAACGCGCGCAAGCTCAACAAGCGCTACGCCGAGCTGACGCCGATCGTCGGGACGTACCGCTCCTGGAAGCAGACGGGCGAGGACATCGAGACGGCCAAGGAGTTCGCGGCGGACGACCCCGACTTCGCGGCCGAGGTCAAGGAGCTGGAGAAGCAGCGCGAGGAGCTGACGGAGAAGCTGCGGCTGCTCCTGGTCCCGCGCGACCCCAGCGACGACAAGGACGTCCTCCTGGAGATCAAGGCGGGCGCGGGCGGCGACGAGTCGGCCCTGTTCGCCGGCGACCTGCTGCGGATGTATCTGCGGTACGCCGAGCGCGTCGGCTGGAAGACCGAGATCATCGACGCCACCGAGTCCGAGCTGGGCGGCTACAAGGACGTCCAGGTCGCGGTGAAGACCAAGGGCGGCAACGGCGCCACCGAGCCCGGCCAGGGCGTCTGGGCGCGGCTGAAGTACGAGGGCGGGGTGCACCGCGTGCAGCGCGTGCCCGCCACCGAGTCGCAGGGCCGCATCCACACCTCCGCCGCCGGCGTGCTCGTCACGCCCGAGGCCGAGGAGGTCGACGTCGAGATCAACATGAACGACCTGCGCATCGACGTGTACCGCTCGTCGGGCCCCGGCGGCCAGTCCGTCAACACCACCGACTCGGCCGTGCGCATCACGCACGTCCCGACCGGTGTGGTCGCCTCCTGCCAGAACGAGAAGAGCCAGCTCCAGAACAAGGAGCAGGCCATGCGCATCCTGCGCTCCCGGCTGCTCGCCGCCGCCCAGGAGAAGGCCGAGGCGGAGGCCGCCGACGCCCGGCGCAGCCAGGTGCGTACCGTGGACCGCTCCGAGAAGATCCGCACGTACAACTTCCCGGAGAACCGCATCTCGGACCACCGAGTCGGCTTCAAGGCGTACAACTTGGACCAGGTGCTCGACGGCGACCTGGACGCGATGATCCAGGCGTGCGTCGACGCCGACTCCGCCGCCAAGCTCGCCGCGGCGAGCTGACACCCGTAAGACACCCGGCACTTCCCCCGCCGCACGACCGGGCGGGGGAGGCCCATTGCAGCCCGGAGGACCAGCGTGCCGCAACATTCTGGGGGGCGAACCCCAGGCCCCCGCAGTGTGCTGCTCGCGGAGGTGGCCCAGGCCACCCAGCGGCTGGCCGACGCCGGCGTGCCCTCGCCGCGCTTCGACGCGGAGGAGCTCGCCGCGCACATCCACGGCGTCAAGCGGGGAGAGCTGCACCTGGTCAAGGACGCCGACTTCGACGCCCGGTACTGGGAGGCGATCGCCCGTCGTGAGGCGCGCGAGCCGCTCCAGCACATCACCGGGCGGGCGTTCTTCCGCTATCTGGAGCTCCAGGTCGGCCCCGGCGTCTTCGTGCCGCGCCCCGAGACCGAGTCGGTCGTCGGCTGGGCCATAGACGCCGTGCGCGCCATGGACGTGGTCGAGCCGCTCATCGTCGACCTGTGCACCGGCTCCGGCGCGATCGCCCTCGCCATGGCCCAGGAGGTGCCCCGCTCGCGGGTGCACGCCGTGGAGCTGTCCGAGGACGCGCTCAACTGGACCCGCAAGAACGTCGAGGGCTCGCGCGTCGTGCTGCACCAGGGCGACGCCCTGACCGCGCTGCCCGAGCTGGACGGCCAGGTCGACCTGGTCATCTCCAACCCGCCGTACATCCCGCTCACCGAGTGGGAGTACGTCGCCCCCGAGGCCCGGGACCACGACCCCGAGCTCGCCCTCTTCTCCGGCGAGGACGGCCTCGACACGATCCGGGGCATCGAGCGCACCGCCCACCGGCTGCTGCGGCCCGGCGGCCTCGTCGTGATCGAGCACGCCGACACGCAGGGCGGCCAGGTGCCCTGGATCTTCAACGAGGAGGCCGGCTGGGCGGACGCGGCCGACCACCCCGACCTGAACAACCGTCCGCGCTTCGCCACGGCCCGCAAGGCCCTGCCGTGACCGCCGTCACCCCCAACCGCTTCAAGACCGCGTACGTGTACGAGGAGGCCCCGTAAATGGCTCGGCGATACGACTGCAACGACGCGACCGACCGCACGACCGGTCTGCGCGAGGCCGCCTCCGCAGTGCGCCGCGGTGAGCTCGTCGTCCTCCCGACGGACACCGTCTACGGCATCGGCGCCGACGCGTTCAGCTCCGAGGCCGTCGCTTCCCTGCTGGACGCCAAGGGCCGCGGCCGCAATATGCCCACCCCCGTCCTGATCGGGTCCCCGAACACGCTGCACGGCCTGGTCACGGACTTCACCGAGCAGGCGTGGGAGCTCGTCGACGCGTTCTGGCCGGGCGCCCTGACGCTGGTCGCCAAGCACCAGCCGTCCCTCCAGTGGGACCTGGGCGACACCCGGGGCACGGTCGCGATCCGGATGCCGCTGCACCCGGTCGCCATCGAGCTGCTCACCGAGGTCGGCCCGATGGCCGTCTCCTCCGCCAACCTCACCGGGCACCCCTCGCCCGAGGACTGCGACGCCGCGCAGGGGATGCTGGGCGACGCCGTGTCGGTGTACCTGGACGGCGGCCCCACCCCGGGCATCGTCCCGTCGTCGATCGTCGACGTCACGGGCAAGGTGCCGGTGCTGCTGCGCGCGGGCGCGCTCGACGCCGACGAGCTGCGCAAGGTGGTACCCGACCTCGAGGTGGCGAATTGACAGCCCCTGAGACGGGGCGTGGCATAGGCACCGGGCTCACCGGCACCACCTTCCGCATCCTCCACGTCAGCACCGGCAACGTGTGCCGCTCGCCCATCACCGAGCGGCTGACCCGGCATGCCCTGACCGATCGCCTCGGCGACCCCTTCACGGGCGGTCTGATCGTGGAGAGCGCGGGTACCTGGGGCCACGAGGGCGCCCCGATGGAGGCCAACGCGGCAGCGGTCCTGGCGGACTTCGGCGCGGACGCCTCCGGCTTCACGGGGCGCGAGCTCCTGGACGAACACGTCATCACCGCGGACCTGGTCCTCACCGCCACCCGCGACCACCGCGCCCAGGTCATCTCCATGGGCCACTCGGCGGGCCTGCGCACCTTCACCCTGAAGGAGTTCACCCGCCTGGTCCGCGCCATAGACCCCACCACCCTGCCGGACGCCTCGCAGGAGGGCATGGTCGAGCGCGCCCGCGCCCTGGTCCGCGCGGCCGCGGCGCTGCGCGGCTGGCTGCTGGCCCCGAGCGCGGAGGCGGACGAGGTCAACGACCCGTACGGCGCCCCGATCACGTTCTTCCGCTCGATCGGCGACGAGATCAATACGGCCCTGGAACCGGTCGTGACGGCCCTGACGGGTGTGCGC encodes the following:
- the prmC gene encoding peptide chain release factor N(5)-glutamine methyltransferase → MPQHSGGRTPGPRSVLLAEVAQATQRLADAGVPSPRFDAEELAAHIHGVKRGELHLVKDADFDARYWEAIARREAREPLQHITGRAFFRYLELQVGPGVFVPRPETESVVGWAIDAVRAMDVVEPLIVDLCTGSGAIALAMAQEVPRSRVHAVELSEDALNWTRKNVEGSRVVLHQGDALTALPELDGQVDLVISNPPYIPLTEWEYVAPEARDHDPELALFSGEDGLDTIRGIERTAHRLLRPGGLVVIEHADTQGGQVPWIFNEEAGWADAADHPDLNNRPRFATARKALP
- a CDS encoding protein-tyrosine-phosphatase; the encoded protein is MTAPETGRGIGTGLTGTTFRILHVSTGNVCRSPITERLTRHALTDRLGDPFTGGLIVESAGTWGHEGAPMEANAAAVLADFGADASGFTGRELLDEHVITADLVLTATRDHRAQVISMGHSAGLRTFTLKEFTRLVRAIDPTTLPDASQEGMVERARALVRAAAALRGWLLAPSAEADEVNDPYGAPITFFRSIGDEINTALEPVVTALTGVRAPH
- the prfA gene encoding peptide chain release factor 1, producing MFEAVEELIGEHAGLEKKLADPSVHADQANARKLNKRYAELTPIVGTYRSWKQTGEDIETAKEFAADDPDFAAEVKELEKQREELTEKLRLLLVPRDPSDDKDVLLEIKAGAGGDESALFAGDLLRMYLRYAERVGWKTEIIDATESELGGYKDVQVAVKTKGGNGATEPGQGVWARLKYEGGVHRVQRVPATESQGRIHTSAAGVLVTPEAEEVDVEINMNDLRIDVYRSSGPGGQSVNTTDSAVRITHVPTGVVASCQNEKSQLQNKEQAMRILRSRLLAAAQEKAEAEAADARRSQVRTVDRSEKIRTYNFPENRISDHRVGFKAYNLDQVLDGDLDAMIQACVDADSAAKLAAAS
- the rpmE gene encoding 50S ribosomal protein L31, which translates into the protein MKRDIHPEYVETQVSCTCGASFTTRSTLAEGTIRAEVCSECHPFYTGKQKILDTGGRVARFEARFGKAAAAKK
- a CDS encoding LCP family protein, with the protein product MAEQSESGSARITGGGRGRRRKRPTTRRRAVKIAAWSAAGVVLAGGAGLGYVYFKLNGNIKGVDINAQLGTDRPQDVDNGSMDILVLGSDSRAGANKEYGKDDGGARSDTAMVVHVYEGHKSASVVSIPRDTLVTRPSCATTDGKTDPGGKRQMFNTAYEVGGPACAVKTVEQMSGIRMDHYIEVDFTGFKKLIDQLGGVPVTTAKPIKDTKSHLDLPAGKHTLNGEQALGLVRTRHGVGDGSDLGRIQLQQAFIKALIERVKGVGVFTSPTKLYGLADAATKAITTDSDLNSINKLIGFGNGLKGLGADDVHMVTLPVMYDPADLNRVLPQQAQSRQVWDALLRDQPIPASATKDSAGDKGDAGAVVTTG
- the rho gene encoding transcription termination factor Rho, which codes for MSDTTDLMGVTADTSVGDAAPAAGAASGTTSRRRRSGTGLDGMVLAELQQVASGLGIRGTARMRKSQLIEVIKEAQSGSGSAAPAKGADAAETKPKRRATSKARTGDEAAEKPAAQQQIEIPGQPASDDQPAGERRRRRATAAAGSPESATAVAEPQTAKAEAKADVRAEQKTDAQPDAKAAEAVDGAEGRRERRDRGERGERGGERGDRQGRQRGDRDRGERGERRGKGDDQQGQGGQRQQRQGGQGQQNNGPQDDSYDDEGRRGRRGRYRDRRGRRGGRDEFGAEPQVNDDDVLIPVAGILDILDNYAFIRTSGYLPGPNDVYVSLAQVRKNGLRKGDHVTGAVRQPKEGERREKFNALVRLDSANGMAADSGRGRPEFNKLTPLYPQDRLRLETDAGVLTTRIIDLVSPIGKGQRGLIVAPPKTGKTMIMQAIANAITTNNPECHLMVVLVDERPEEVTDMQRSVKGEVISSTFDRPAEDHTTVAELAIERAKRLVELGHDVVVLLDSITRLGRAYNLAAPASGRILSGGVDSTALYPPKRFFGAARNIEDGGSLTILATALVETGSRMDEVIFEEFKGTGNMELKLDRKLADKRIFPAVDVDASGTRKEEILLGSDELAVTWKLRRVLHALDQQQAIELLLDKMKQTKSNAEFLLQIQKTTPGNGND
- a CDS encoding L-threonylcarbamoyladenylate synthase, which codes for MARRYDCNDATDRTTGLREAASAVRRGELVVLPTDTVYGIGADAFSSEAVASLLDAKGRGRNMPTPVLIGSPNTLHGLVTDFTEQAWELVDAFWPGALTLVAKHQPSLQWDLGDTRGTVAIRMPLHPVAIELLTEVGPMAVSSANLTGHPSPEDCDAAQGMLGDAVSVYLDGGPTPGIVPSSIVDVTGKVPVLLRAGALDADELRKVVPDLEVAN